One Candidatus Binatus sp. genomic region harbors:
- a CDS encoding LON peptidase substrate-binding domain-containing protein, producing the protein MADLPTIIPIFPLPNLVLFPGVSVPLHIFEPRYREMVADVSQSHRLIGMMLLKGEWQQDYHAFPDLFEIGCAGRIGGLVKLPDGRYNMVLEGGSEFRIVREIRDRPYRQAEVEWRPVRRGALDCDAETMDGLREMLFSYLGEPALEAWRTLVEQRGLRGAELINFLCFHLDVSPLEKQTLLEAMADRVDCLLDVLTFKLEERKRGPAGPNEGPDTMQ; encoded by the coding sequence ATGGCTGACTTACCCACCATCATTCCGATTTTCCCGTTGCCCAACCTGGTGCTGTTTCCCGGCGTCAGCGTGCCGCTGCACATCTTCGAACCGCGCTATCGCGAGATGGTCGCCGACGTTTCGCAGTCGCATCGCTTGATCGGCATGATGCTGCTGAAAGGCGAATGGCAGCAGGATTATCACGCGTTCCCCGATCTGTTCGAAATCGGATGCGCTGGACGAATCGGCGGATTGGTGAAGCTGCCCGACGGCCGCTATAACATGGTGCTCGAAGGCGGGAGCGAATTTCGGATCGTGCGCGAGATTCGCGACCGTCCGTATCGGCAGGCCGAGGTTGAATGGCGTCCGGTGCGCCGCGGCGCGCTCGATTGCGACGCCGAAACGATGGACGGTCTGCGCGAGATGCTGTTTAGCTATCTCGGCGAGCCTGCGCTGGAGGCGTGGCGCACGCTGGTTGAGCAGCGCGGACTTCGCGGCGCCGAATTAATCAATTTCCTTTGCTTCCATCTCGACGTCTCGCCGCTCGAGAAACAGACTTTGCTCGAGGCGATGGCCGATCGGGTCGATTGCCTGCTCGACGTGCTGACGTTCAAGCTTGAGGAGCGGAAGAGAGGACCGGCGGGTCCGAACGAGGGCCCCGACACCATGCAGTAG
- a CDS encoding 4-hydroxyphenylacetate 3-hydroxylase family protein, with protein sequence MGARTGKEFLAGLAKPRDIWVGNDKVEHVASHPAFAGAAATLAQIFDLQHAAREVCLMPDPETGEPINMSHMIPRSKADLDRRHRCLQTIAEFTVGLMGRTPDYMNVTYAGFAGRADEWAMNGNENGAANLVAYQKFLARHDISLTHTIVQPTIDKALGDAPAAGNDVALHKIADTAHGIVVRGARILATLAPFADEIAVYPAMPLPEGADAYALSFCIPMGTPGLKFLCRDSCSLKSSHFDHPLSSRFDEQDAFVIFDDVEVPRDRVFINANRDAYNTVMTTGWYPNVMQQTMIRAQTKLEFAWGLASRMTEVINDASPAAKQMLGEIWTYAELTRGAIRAAEADAFEYGSGVWFPNGGPLAALRAILPTWFPRVGEIITLLGSHNLLAAPTEAQLRDPSLRPLIDRYLRGAKDIRSDERARIFRLAWDFVGSALASRNELYERFYLASGARNYLLANAIASKDRARQLVDGILNEHRGAPAEQSDERHQKLNLVIESLR encoded by the coding sequence ATGGGCGCACGAACCGGAAAAGAATTCCTCGCCGGCCTCGCCAAGCCGCGCGACATCTGGGTCGGGAACGACAAGGTCGAGCACGTCGCGTCGCATCCGGCATTCGCCGGCGCCGCCGCCACCCTCGCCCAAATCTTCGATCTCCAGCACGCGGCGCGCGAAGTGTGCCTGATGCCCGATCCCGAGACCGGCGAACCGATCAACATGAGCCATATGATTCCCCGCTCGAAAGCGGACCTCGATCGGCGTCATCGATGCCTGCAGACGATCGCGGAATTCACGGTGGGCCTGATGGGCCGCACGCCGGATTACATGAATGTCACTTACGCGGGCTTCGCGGGACGCGCCGACGAATGGGCAATGAATGGCAACGAAAATGGCGCGGCCAACCTCGTCGCCTATCAGAAGTTCCTCGCCCGCCACGATATCTCGCTCACGCACACCATCGTCCAGCCGACGATCGATAAGGCGCTCGGCGACGCGCCCGCCGCGGGCAACGACGTCGCCCTGCACAAAATCGCCGACACCGCGCATGGTATCGTCGTGCGCGGGGCGCGAATCCTCGCGACGCTCGCGCCGTTCGCCGATGAGATCGCGGTGTATCCCGCGATGCCGCTGCCGGAGGGCGCCGACGCCTACGCGCTTTCCTTTTGTATTCCGATGGGCACGCCGGGGCTCAAGTTTCTCTGCCGCGACAGTTGTTCGCTCAAATCGAGCCATTTCGATCATCCGCTCTCGAGCCGCTTCGACGAGCAGGACGCTTTCGTGATCTTCGACGACGTCGAAGTGCCGCGCGATCGAGTTTTCATCAACGCCAATCGCGACGCGTACAACACCGTGATGACCACCGGCTGGTACCCGAACGTCATGCAGCAGACGATGATTCGCGCGCAGACCAAGCTCGAATTCGCCTGGGGCCTCGCGAGCCGCATGACCGAGGTGATCAACGACGCGTCGCCCGCGGCGAAGCAGATGCTCGGCGAAATCTGGACCTATGCGGAACTCACGCGCGGAGCGATTCGGGCGGCCGAAGCCGACGCTTTCGAATATGGCAGCGGCGTGTGGTTTCCAAATGGCGGCCCGCTCGCCGCTCTGCGTGCGATTCTGCCGACGTGGTTTCCGCGCGTCGGCGAAATCATCACGCTGCTCGGCTCGCACAATCTGCTGGCGGCGCCGACCGAGGCGCAACTGCGCGACCCGTCGCTCCGTCCGCTTATCGACCGATATCTCCGCGGCGCGAAGGACATCCGGTCTGACGAGCGCGCCCGAATCTTCCGCCTGGCCTGGGATTTCGTCGGCAGCGCGCTCGCCAGCCGCAACGAGTTGTACGAGCGATTCTATCTCGCGTCCGGCGCTCGCAATTACCTGTTGGCGAACGCGATCGCGTCAAAGGATCGCGCGCGGCAACTGGTCGATGGCATCCTGAACGAGCATCGCGGCGCGCCCGCCGAACAATCCGATGAACGCCATCAAAAGCTCAACCTCGTTATCGAGAGCTTGAGGTAA
- the boxB gene encoding benzoyl-CoA 2,3-epoxidase subunit BoxB yields the protein MSINYSERIPNNVNLSDDRRLQRALENWQPGFLNWWNEMGPESFQAAEVYLRTATSVDAKGWATFGHLKMPDYRWGIFLAEPEPDRRIAFGEHKGEPVWLEVPGEHRGVLRRLIVTQGDTEPASVEQQRHLGRTCPSMYDLRNLFQVNVEEARHLWAMVYLLHAYFGRDGREEADALLQRRSGNADNPRILGAFNERTPDWLSFFMFAHFTDRDGKYQLASLAESGFDPLSRTCRFMLTEEAHHLFVGETGIGRVIARTCQLMKEHDTDRISQYGGIDLEIIQKYINFHYSVSLDLFGSELSSNAATYYASGLKGRFKETARDDDHLLTNSTYRILKSERGAIVESDQPALVALNESLRDAYIADCERAMDRWNKIIRESEIDATLKLPHRAFHRAIGEFRGLHVTPAGEVVTEGEWERKKPEWLPTQQDLEHVASLMKPVTKPGEFAGWISAPQRGINHQPLDFEYVRNLPEQEAQSASSAPS from the coding sequence ATGTCGATTAACTATTCCGAACGCATCCCCAACAACGTGAACCTGTCCGACGATCGCCGTCTGCAGCGCGCGCTCGAGAACTGGCAACCGGGTTTCCTGAATTGGTGGAACGAGATGGGGCCCGAGAGTTTTCAGGCGGCCGAAGTTTACCTGCGCACTGCGACCTCGGTCGATGCGAAAGGGTGGGCCACTTTCGGGCATTTGAAGATGCCCGACTATCGGTGGGGCATTTTTCTCGCCGAGCCGGAGCCCGATCGGCGGATTGCCTTCGGTGAACACAAGGGCGAGCCGGTGTGGCTGGAAGTTCCCGGCGAGCATCGCGGCGTATTGCGCCGCCTGATCGTCACGCAGGGCGACACCGAGCCGGCATCGGTCGAGCAGCAGCGCCATCTCGGCCGGACCTGTCCCTCGATGTACGATTTGCGCAATCTGTTTCAGGTCAACGTCGAAGAAGCGCGGCATCTGTGGGCGATGGTGTATCTGCTGCACGCGTACTTCGGCCGCGACGGCCGCGAGGAAGCCGACGCGTTGCTGCAGCGCCGCTCCGGCAATGCCGACAACCCGCGAATCCTTGGCGCCTTCAATGAGCGCACGCCCGACTGGCTGTCGTTCTTCATGTTTGCTCACTTCACCGATCGCGACGGCAAATATCAGCTCGCGAGCCTCGCGGAATCCGGCTTCGATCCGTTGTCCCGCACCTGCCGCTTCATGCTCACTGAGGAGGCTCATCACTTGTTCGTCGGCGAGACGGGGATCGGCCGGGTGATCGCGCGAACCTGCCAGTTGATGAAGGAACACGATACCGATCGCATTAGCCAGTACGGCGGAATCGACCTGGAAATCATTCAAAAGTATATAAACTTTCATTACTCAGTCTCGCTCGACTTGTTCGGCTCCGAGCTTTCATCGAATGCGGCGACTTACTATGCCTCCGGCCTGAAAGGCCGCTTCAAGGAAACGGCTCGCGACGACGATCATTTGCTCACGAACAGCACTTACCGAATTCTGAAAAGCGAGCGGGGCGCGATTGTCGAATCGGATCAGCCAGCACTGGTCGCGCTGAATGAAAGCCTGCGCGACGCGTACATCGCCGATTGCGAGCGCGCGATGGACCGGTGGAACAAGATCATTCGAGAGAGCGAAATCGACGCGACGCTGAAGCTGCCGCATCGCGCGTTTCATCGCGCAATCGGCGAATTTCGCGGCTTGCACGTAACTCCCGCAGGCGAAGTAGTCACGGAAGGCGAGTGGGAGCGGAAGAAACCCGAGTGGTTGCCGACGCAGCAAGATCTCGAGCACGTCGCTTCGTTGATGAAACCTGTTACGAAGCCGGGCGAGTTTGCCGGATGGATTTCAGCGCCGCAGCGCGGCATCAATCACCAGCCGCTCGATTTCGAATACGTCAGGAATTTGCCAGAACAGGAAGCGCAGTCTGCCAGCAGTGCGCCGAGTTGA
- a CDS encoding VOC family protein — MIQVTELGYMGIAVKNPDDWKQFATEIVGMELVNEGERDRCYLRMDYWHHRLVLQAGNSDDLEYLGFRVAGADEFEQMQRQLSEAGLKVRLGSEEEAEERRVLQVMKLQDPDGTPIEIFHGPEVQFKKPFHAGRAMHGRFKTGAGGLGHCIVRQKDVEAAFRFYSLLGMRGGVEYKIRFGKHVVEPVFMHCNERDHTVAFGLGASERRINHLMIEVDNLDDVGLTYDLVRKNKIPVTILPGKHSNDHMYSFYFRNPSGWMIEYGWGARSATYQSEYYVEDVYGHQPESGGFGMPDLNK, encoded by the coding sequence ATGATTCAGGTTACAGAGTTAGGCTACATGGGAATCGCGGTGAAAAACCCCGACGACTGGAAGCAGTTCGCTACCGAGATCGTCGGCATGGAACTGGTCAACGAAGGAGAGCGCGATCGATGCTACCTCAGAATGGATTACTGGCATCATCGGCTGGTGCTTCAGGCGGGAAACAGCGACGATCTCGAGTATCTCGGCTTCCGCGTCGCCGGCGCCGACGAGTTCGAGCAGATGCAGCGCCAACTCTCCGAGGCCGGACTCAAGGTTCGCCTCGGATCAGAGGAAGAGGCGGAAGAGCGCCGCGTTCTGCAGGTGATGAAGCTGCAGGACCCGGATGGCACGCCGATCGAGATTTTTCACGGCCCCGAGGTTCAATTCAAGAAACCGTTCCACGCGGGACGCGCGATGCACGGGCGATTCAAGACCGGCGCCGGCGGCCTCGGTCATTGCATCGTGCGGCAGAAGGACGTCGAGGCTGCGTTTCGCTTCTACTCGCTGCTCGGGATGCGCGGCGGTGTCGAATATAAAATCCGCTTCGGCAAGCACGTCGTGGAGCCGGTCTTCATGCATTGCAACGAGCGCGATCACACGGTTGCTTTCGGCCTCGGGGCGTCCGAACGGCGCATCAATCACCTCATGATCGAGGTCGATAATCTCGACGACGTCGGATTGACCTACGATCTGGTTCGCAAAAATAAAATCCCGGTGACTATTCTGCCCGGCAAGCATTCGAACGATCATATGTACTCATTCTACTTTCGAAATCCGTCGGGATGGATGATTGAGTACGGCTGGGGCGCCAGATCGGCAACGTACCAATCCGAATACTACGTCGAGGACGTGTACGGCCATCAGCCGGAGTCCGGCGGCTTCGGTATGCCAGATCTCAACAAGTAG
- the hpaB gene encoding 4-hydroxyphenylacetate 3-monooxygenase, oxygenase component: MGARSGNNYLSALKKLGSEIWLCGVRAGDVTSHPAFANCARSVASLYDMQMEHPEAMTFRTDDGGRAGMSFIIPKSIDDVRKRTRMMKAWADFGCGMLGRTPDYLNVSIAAMAAARDFFADSDKRFGDNIWNYYLEARHHDWCATHTLVNPRASRAAGWSGQTDADLALKLVDKTDAGIVVNGCRMLATLAPLSEELLVFPSTVLKAEPAAEPFALSFAIPCNAKGLKFLCRDTYDLGRSRFDHPLSSRFDEMDAVVIFDNVIVPWERVFLCGDVARCNSLYAATSAVVHMMHQVVVKNIAKSEFLLGLAARIAEASDAMPLQHVRERLAEMITTTETMKACLRAAEADAAADKWGVFVPARPPLDTARNLFPRLYPRMVEIIQLNSSSSLMATPSAADFANAGELPDLERYFAATDTPAHERVALYRLAWDVACSSFGGRQVLYERFFFGDPVRMASALVDNTDLKPLVDRVKAFLKRPD, encoded by the coding sequence ATGGGCGCACGGTCGGGCAACAACTATCTTTCGGCGCTTAAAAAACTTGGGTCCGAAATCTGGCTCTGCGGGGTTCGCGCCGGCGACGTGACGTCGCATCCCGCGTTCGCGAATTGCGCGCGCTCGGTCGCTTCGCTCTACGACATGCAGATGGAGCATCCCGAGGCGATGACGTTTCGTACCGACGACGGCGGCCGCGCCGGCATGTCGTTCATCATCCCGAAGAGCATCGACGACGTTCGCAAGCGCACGCGCATGATGAAGGCGTGGGCGGACTTCGGTTGCGGGATGCTCGGACGGACGCCGGACTATCTGAACGTGAGCATCGCGGCGATGGCGGCGGCGCGCGATTTTTTTGCCGACAGCGACAAACGTTTCGGCGACAACATCTGGAATTATTACCTCGAGGCGCGCCATCACGATTGGTGCGCCACGCATACGCTGGTCAATCCGCGCGCCAGCCGCGCCGCCGGATGGAGCGGGCAGACCGACGCGGACCTCGCGCTCAAGCTGGTCGATAAGACCGACGCGGGCATCGTCGTGAATGGATGCCGCATGCTCGCGACGCTCGCGCCGCTCTCGGAGGAACTGCTGGTGTTTCCTTCGACGGTGCTGAAGGCCGAGCCCGCGGCGGAGCCGTTCGCGCTGTCATTCGCGATTCCCTGCAACGCGAAAGGCCTCAAGTTTCTGTGCCGCGATACCTACGATCTCGGCCGCTCGCGATTCGACCATCCTCTCTCATCGCGCTTCGACGAAATGGACGCGGTCGTCATCTTCGACAACGTAATCGTGCCGTGGGAGCGCGTGTTCCTGTGCGGCGACGTCGCGCGCTGCAACTCGCTCTACGCAGCGACCAGCGCGGTCGTGCACATGATGCATCAGGTGGTCGTGAAAAATATCGCGAAGAGCGAATTTCTGCTGGGGCTCGCCGCGCGTATCGCGGAGGCGAGCGACGCGATGCCCTTGCAGCACGTGCGCGAGCGCCTCGCCGAGATGATCACCACGACCGAAACGATGAAGGCGTGCCTGCGCGCTGCAGAGGCCGACGCGGCAGCCGATAAATGGGGCGTCTTCGTGCCGGCGCGGCCGCCGCTCGACACCGCGCGCAATCTTTTTCCGCGGCTCTATCCGCGGATGGTCGAAATCATCCAACTGAATAGTTCGAGCTCGCTGATGGCGACGCCGTCCGCCGCCGATTTCGCCAACGCCGGCGAGTTGCCCGATCTCGAGCGCTACTTCGCCGCCACGGATACTCCAGCGCACGAACGCGTCGCGCTTTACCGCCTCGCGTGGGACGTCGCGTGCTCGAGTTTCGGCGGACGCCAGGTGCTCTACGAGCGATTCTTCTTTGGCGATCCGGTGCGGATGGCGAGTGCGCTGGTGGATAACACCGACTTGAAGCCGCTGGTCGATCGCGTGAAAGCTTTTCTGAAACGCCCCGACTAG
- a CDS encoding NAD(P)/FAD-dependent oxidoreductase, whose product MSPDASPQNLPHVVIIGGGFGGIAAARAFRNQPVRLTLIDRRNHHLFQPLLYQVATAALNPSDIASPIRRILRRQKNASVILGEAVSIDRDRKIVHLADAEVAYDYLIVATGATHSYFGHDEWSEAAPALKTLEDAVEIRRRVLVAYEAAEREVDDGEVRGWLTFVIVGAGPTGVEMAGALAEISRRVLERDFRKIDPGRARIILIEAGPRVLPAMSPHSSERALAQLQHLGVEVILNSAVSHIDDRAVVHALGRIETRTAIWAAGVAASPLGKTLGVETDRAGRVLVNQDLSVPQADGVFVIGDLASIKSDGKPVPGLSPAAIQEGRHAARNIVHLIRGEATEPFRYWDKGTLATIGRAAAVADIGRMRISGLIAWLMWLFVHIFFLIGFRNRFLVISEWAWMYLRNDRGARLITGDVEPLLERGKRLEDRNRMLSP is encoded by the coding sequence ATGAGTCCCGACGCATCGCCGCAAAATCTCCCGCACGTCGTCATCATCGGCGGCGGATTCGGCGGTATCGCCGCCGCCCGCGCGTTCCGCAACCAGCCAGTCCGCCTGACGCTGATCGATCGCCGCAATCATCATCTATTCCAGCCGCTGCTCTACCAGGTCGCGACCGCGGCGCTGAACCCGAGCGATATCGCGTCGCCGATTCGTCGCATTCTCCGCCGCCAGAAGAATGCGAGCGTGATCCTTGGCGAGGCCGTCTCGATCGATCGCGACCGTAAGATCGTGCATCTCGCCGACGCGGAAGTCGCGTACGACTACCTGATCGTCGCGACCGGCGCGACTCATTCGTACTTCGGGCACGACGAGTGGAGTGAAGCGGCGCCGGCCCTCAAGACGCTCGAGGATGCGGTCGAAATTCGCCGCCGCGTGCTCGTTGCATACGAAGCCGCCGAGCGGGAGGTCGATGACGGCGAAGTGCGCGGCTGGCTGACGTTCGTGATTGTCGGCGCCGGTCCGACTGGCGTCGAGATGGCGGGCGCGCTCGCCGAAATTTCGCGGCGCGTGCTCGAGCGCGACTTCCGCAAGATCGATCCCGGCCGCGCACGGATCATCCTGATCGAAGCGGGACCGCGCGTGCTGCCTGCGATGTCGCCGCATTCGTCCGAGCGCGCGCTCGCGCAACTGCAACATCTCGGCGTCGAGGTAATCCTGAACTCTGCGGTGAGTCACATCGACGATCGCGCCGTCGTCCACGCGCTCGGACGAATCGAGACGCGCACCGCGATCTGGGCCGCGGGCGTAGCCGCCTCTCCGCTCGGCAAAACACTCGGCGTGGAAACTGATCGCGCAGGCCGCGTGCTCGTCAATCAGGATTTGTCCGTGCCTCAAGCCGACGGTGTATTCGTGATCGGCGATCTCGCCTCGATCAAATCGGACGGCAAGCCGGTGCCGGGACTCTCGCCGGCTGCGATACAGGAAGGCCGGCACGCCGCGAGAAACATTGTGCATCTCATTCGCGGAGAAGCAACCGAGCCGTTTCGCTACTGGGATAAGGGCACGCTCGCGACGATCGGGCGCGCGGCCGCAGTCGCCGACATCGGCAGGATGCGCATCAGCGGACTTATCGCGTGGCTGATGTGGCTCTTCGTGCACATCTTTTTTCTGATTGGATTTCGCAACCGCTTCCTGGTCATCAGCGAATGGGCCTGGATGTATCTGCGCAACGATCGCGGCGCGCGGCTGATCACCGGCGACGTCGAGCCGCTGCTCGAACGCGGCAAGCGCCTCGAAGATCGCAACCGGATGCTCTCGCCGTAA
- a CDS encoding oxidoreductase, translating into MPNSNRWTADDLPDLSGKVIIVTGGNSGIGYEAALQFARKRARVVLGCRDLGKARAAVEQIKAASPDASIDSMQLDLANLASVRGFADAFHLQHRALDVLCNNAGVMALPYRQTADGFEMQFGTNHLGHFALTGLLLDLILATENSRVVNVSSGMHRLGRIRFDDLQWKTGYRKWFAYGQSKLANLLFTFELQRRLEAAGSKTISVACHPGYAATNLQAAGPKMQGSSLMESLVGVGNRLFSQSAAMGALPTLYAAASSDARGGDYIGPDGFSEMWGAPTKVECTAAARDTATAARLWQVSEDLAKVRFDFSARSQPGATA; encoded by the coding sequence ATGCCGAACAGCAATCGATGGACCGCAGACGACCTGCCCGATCTCTCGGGCAAGGTGATCATCGTTACCGGTGGCAATAGCGGAATCGGCTATGAAGCCGCACTCCAGTTTGCGCGCAAGCGAGCGCGCGTCGTGCTCGGATGCCGCGATCTCGGCAAGGCGCGCGCCGCCGTCGAGCAGATCAAGGCCGCGTCGCCCGACGCCAGCATCGACTCGATGCAACTCGATCTCGCCAATCTCGCGTCCGTCCGCGGCTTCGCCGACGCCTTCCATCTCCAGCATCGCGCGCTCGACGTGCTATGCAACAACGCCGGCGTGATGGCGCTGCCCTATCGCCAGACCGCCGACGGATTCGAGATGCAGTTCGGCACCAATCATCTCGGCCATTTCGCGCTCACCGGTCTGCTGCTCGATCTGATCCTCGCGACCGAAAATTCGCGCGTCGTCAATGTGAGCAGTGGTATGCATCGTCTCGGCCGTATCCGCTTCGACGACCTGCAATGGAAAACCGGCTATCGCAAATGGTTCGCCTACGGGCAGAGCAAGCTCGCCAATCTGCTGTTCACCTTCGAACTCCAGCGCCGCCTCGAGGCCGCCGGCTCAAAGACGATCAGCGTCGCGTGTCATCCCGGCTACGCGGCGACCAACCTGCAGGCGGCGGGACCGAAGATGCAGGGTTCGTCGTTGATGGAATCTTTGGTAGGAGTCGGCAACCGGCTGTTTTCGCAGAGCGCTGCGATGGGCGCGTTGCCGACTCTCTACGCGGCCGCGTCGTCCGACGCTCGCGGCGGCGATTATATCGGTCCCGATGGATTCAGCGAGATGTGGGGCGCGCCGACGAAGGTCGAATGCACCGCCGCGGCGCGCGATACGGCGACTGCCGCGCGTCTATGGCAAGTCTCGGAGGATCTCGCCAAAGTTCGTTTCGATTTTTCCGCCCGATCGCAGCCCGGCGCGACCGCCTGA
- a CDS encoding TetR/AcrR family transcriptional regulator: protein MLSTDDQNSRVAANCTPSRSERSKRDKLARIKRAARKLFARRGFVATTTREIAEAADIGAGTLFLYVGSKQDLLVLIFREDMERVVREAFATMPKRALRDQILHVFDAMIAYHELDLGLARVFVKELPFVEDRRHGVAEFMSMLFAGLADLIEQAKSRRELKIEVPARGLARNLFALYFAELQRWLGSGPVSPARRDESIRAAVELQLSGLSEVASTRAPLRRRPILHRRSFRQASPKKGED, encoded by the coding sequence TTGCTTTCAACTGACGATCAGAATTCACGCGTCGCCGCGAATTGCACCCCCAGCCGCAGCGAGCGCAGCAAGCGCGACAAGCTCGCCCGCATCAAACGCGCCGCCCGCAAGCTGTTTGCCCGGCGCGGCTTCGTGGCCACCACCACCCGCGAGATCGCAGAGGCCGCCGATATCGGCGCAGGCACCCTCTTTCTCTACGTCGGCAGCAAGCAGGACCTGCTGGTCCTGATTTTCCGCGAAGACATGGAGCGCGTGGTGCGCGAAGCTTTCGCCACCATGCCGAAGCGCGCGCTCCGCGATCAAATTCTGCATGTCTTCGATGCGATGATTGCGTATCACGAGCTCGACCTGGGTCTCGCCCGCGTTTTCGTCAAGGAACTGCCGTTCGTCGAAGATCGCCGCCATGGCGTCGCCGAGTTCATGTCGATGCTGTTCGCAGGCCTGGCTGATCTGATCGAGCAGGCCAAGTCTCGCCGCGAACTTAAAATCGAGGTGCCCGCGCGAGGCTTGGCGCGCAACCTGTTTGCTCTCTACTTCGCCGAATTGCAGCGATGGCTCGGCAGCGGTCCGGTTTCGCCGGCAAGACGCGACGAATCGATTCGCGCCGCCGTCGAGCTTCAACTGAGCGGCCTTAGCGAAGTCGCTTCCACAAGGGCGCCTTTGCGCCGCCGTCCGATTCTTCACCGCCGATCATTTCGGCAAGCGAGCCCGAAAAAAGGAGAAGACTAA
- a CDS encoding MBL fold metallo-hydrolase produces the protein IDHFGASGELRRRSHAITHIHRLEAERAGRMIEFGKMSPGERPESRAFFQTHGFPIDLFSPAGMRPMWMGTGMYGPVTNPDRYINDGDLIKVGDREFEVIWTPGHSPGHNVIYLRKEKVMIVGDHLLPKITPHVGIYPDNVGGNPLGDFINSQMKVQKFDVELVLPAHGGIFHDHRHRANQLIEHHRYREAEMLDLTRKHPQTAFEVAQQVFGGEERPIFHVMAATFETLAHLELACFEGRARKSERGEQIVFQAL, from the coding sequence ATCGATCATTTCGGCGCGTCAGGCGAACTTCGCCGCCGCAGCCACGCCATCACGCACATTCATCGCCTCGAAGCAGAACGCGCCGGCCGCATGATCGAGTTCGGCAAGATGAGCCCGGGCGAACGGCCCGAATCGCGCGCGTTCTTCCAGACCCACGGCTTTCCGATCGACCTGTTCTCGCCGGCCGGGATGCGGCCGATGTGGATGGGCACCGGGATGTACGGGCCGGTGACGAATCCCGACCGCTACATCAACGATGGCGACCTGATCAAGGTGGGCGATCGCGAGTTCGAAGTGATCTGGACGCCGGGGCATTCGCCGGGCCACAACGTGATCTATCTGCGCAAGGAAAAAGTGATGATCGTCGGCGATCATCTGCTGCCTAAAATTACGCCACACGTGGGCATCTATCCCGACAATGTGGGCGGCAATCCGCTCGGCGATTTTATCAACTCGCAGATGAAGGTGCAGAAGTTCGACGTCGAGCTGGTATTGCCGGCGCACGGCGGCATCTTTCACGATCACCGCCATCGCGCGAATCAATTGATCGAGCATCATCGCTATCGCGAAGCCGAGATGCTTGATTTAACTCGCAAACATCCGCAGACCGCATTCGAGGTTGCGCAGCAAGTGTTTGGCGGCGAGGAACGGCCGATCTTCCACGTGATGGCGGCGACGTTCGAAACCCTTGCCCATCTGGAACTTGCCTGTTTCGAAGGCCGCGCCCGAAAATCGGAAAGAGGCGAACAAATCGTGTTCCAGGCGTTATGA
- a CDS encoding fumarylacetoacetate hydrolase family protein, which yields MNVLSGKREEWRRVLHEGQPKWVRSLGDRLVFGDGRHIAEAEATYLPPCDPTKILCIHLNYESRRVEFRAPKLETPTYFQKPVTALNSHRGTVCRPAGHKYLNYEGEVGVIIGKPMRNVGREETWDYIAGFAPANDVGCQDYRETDAGSMLRVKGMDGFCPIGPGIVSGVDIRESTLRTYINGKVVQEGAIAEMIFPIDYILADLCRFITLLPGDIILSGTPKNSRPMNIGDTVEVEVSGIGRLSNRVAEAPPAAHKIGHQPTDTEAVRRVALGSDSRLEAR from the coding sequence ATGAATGTACTTAGCGGAAAGAGAGAAGAGTGGCGGCGAGTCCTGCACGAGGGTCAGCCCAAGTGGGTGCGGTCCCTCGGCGACCGGCTGGTCTTCGGCGATGGCAGGCATATCGCGGAAGCCGAGGCGACCTATCTGCCGCCATGCGATCCGACCAAGATTTTGTGCATCCACCTCAACTACGAATCGCGCCGGGTCGAATTCAGGGCGCCGAAGCTCGAAACGCCAACCTATTTCCAGAAGCCGGTCACGGCGCTGAATTCGCATCGCGGCACCGTTTGCCGTCCGGCCGGCCACAAATACCTCAACTATGAAGGCGAGGTCGGCGTGATCATCGGCAAACCGATGCGCAACGTCGGCCGCGAAGAAACCTGGGACTATATCGCCGGCTTTGCGCCCGCCAACGACGTCGGATGCCAGGACTATCGCGAGACTGACGCCGGCTCGATGCTGCGCGTGAAGGGCATGGACGGCTTTTGCCCGATCGGGCCGGGAATAGTCAGCGGCGTGGACATCCGCGAATCAACGCTGCGCACCTATATCAACGGCAAGGTGGTGCAGGAAGGCGCGATCGCCGAAATGATCTTCCCTATCGACTATATCCTCGCCGATCTCTGCCGATTCATTACCTTGCTGCCCGGCGACATTATACTTTCGGGCACGCCGAAAAATTCGCGGCCGATGAATATCGGCGATACGGTCGAGGTCGAGGTCAGTGGCATCGGACGGTTATCCAATCGCGTCGCCGAGGCGCCCCCGGCCGCGCACAAGATTGGCCATCAACCCACCGATACCGAGGCGGTTCGCCGCGTGGCGCTTGGCTCCGATTCGCGGCTCGAGGCGAGATAG